From the genome of Pseudomonadota bacterium, one region includes:
- the ybgF gene encoding tol-pal system protein YbgF: protein MDGRGAVVAWLVGVALAPQGCAARATLRADEAGRLARRLSEFEGRLSARDDRVEELNQRVFLLEDMLDTTRVALQRRGGDSVGEGAPRLPVVRIGAPAAADGPGDGEQAPAAAPVRAAAARSGPSDDRGAARDTRRILDDPSPEVDDLAFGAATASAESRPETLVASEAVAYGGAALRGGPRPLLRLHGAGGSGRGQAARDPGEAMNLAAVDETLPVVPVARRPVVHAAARTSDGEAMHLYQGALASYRAGQPAKAALGFREFVRRHGQHAYADNALYWLGECLYDQKLHAEAQKVFRRVIAQYPGGNKAPDALLKLAYSYLALGDQRQARVVLTQVTQTYPQSEVAQLAARRLSALR from the coding sequence ATGGACGGGCGCGGCGCGGTGGTGGCGTGGCTGGTCGGCGTCGCGTTGGCGCCGCAGGGCTGCGCCGCGCGCGCGACGCTGCGTGCCGACGAGGCGGGGCGCCTGGCCCGCCGTCTTTCGGAGTTCGAGGGCCGCCTGAGCGCGCGCGACGATCGCGTCGAGGAGCTCAACCAGCGGGTGTTTCTGCTCGAGGACATGTTGGACACCACGCGGGTCGCGCTCCAGCGGCGTGGCGGCGACTCCGTCGGAGAGGGCGCGCCAAGGCTGCCGGTCGTGCGCATCGGCGCGCCGGCGGCCGCCGATGGGCCCGGTGACGGCGAGCAAGCGCCGGCGGCCGCGCCGGTGAGGGCAGCGGCCGCGCGCTCGGGCCCGTCGGACGATCGAGGGGCGGCGCGTGACACGCGCAGGATCCTCGACGATCCGAGCCCCGAGGTGGACGATTTGGCTTTCGGCGCGGCGACCGCTTCCGCGGAGAGCCGACCGGAGACGCTGGTGGCGAGCGAGGCGGTGGCCTACGGCGGCGCGGCGCTGCGCGGCGGGCCCCGGCCGCTGCTGCGACTGCACGGCGCGGGCGGCTCCGGGAGGGGCCAGGCGGCGCGCGACCCGGGAGAGGCGATGAACCTGGCCGCCGTCGACGAGACCCTTCCCGTGGTGCCGGTCGCGCGGCGCCCGGTGGTGCATGCGGCGGCGCGCACGTCGGATGGCGAGGCGATGCACCTCTATCAAGGGGCGCTGGCCAGCTACCGTGCCGGCCAGCCGGCGAAGGCCGCCTTGGGCTTTCGTGAGTTCGTGCGGCGGCACGGCCAACACGCCTACGCTGACAACGCCCTCTACTGGCTCGGCGAGTGCTTGTACGACCAGAAGCTGCACGCCGAAGCGCAGAAGGTTTTTCGACGAGTGATCGCGCAGTACCCCGGCGGCAACAAGGCCCCCGACGCCTTGCTCAAGCTCGCCTATAGCTATCTGGCGCTGGGAGACCAGCGGCAGGCCCGCGTCGTATTAACGCAGGTCACGCAGACCTATCCACAGAGCGAAGTGGCGCAGTTGGCGGCCCGCAGGCTGTCCGCGCTGCGTTGA
- a CDS encoding DUF4911 domain-containing protein yields MECWRFALPRAEIGYVRSLLEAYEGLAQMDSEAGRAEIRWTVPRSRCAEARALARALAEEVHLVAVGDDHALA; encoded by the coding sequence GTGGAATGCTGGCGTTTCGCGCTTCCACGCGCCGAGATCGGCTACGTGCGCTCTTTGCTCGAGGCCTACGAGGGCCTGGCGCAGATGGACTCGGAGGCCGGCCGGGCCGAGATCCGCTGGACGGTGCCACGGAGTCGCTGCGCCGAGGCAAGGGCGCTCGCGCGGGCCCTGGCCGAGGAGGTGCATCTCGTCGCCGTCGGCGACGATCACGCGCTCGCGTAG
- the hemC gene encoding hydroxymethylbilane synthase, translated as MNAVVIGTRGSALALWQARHIADRLRALRPGLEVRLQVIKTQGDKLLDVPLAQVGGKGLFVKELEDALLRREVDLAVHSIKDVPATLPAGLELTAIPTREDPRDAIVSRHGGLAALPEGARVGTASLRRRCQLLAARPDLTIALLRGNVDTRLRRLDEGAFDAIVLAAAGLKRLGFGARIAECLDPPWLPAIGQGALGIETRCDDAATVALLRPLHDEATACCVRAERALLARLGGGCQVPIGGHATRVGAHELRLAALVGHPTGQPIFRAERSGPVAAGEALGEALAEDLLAAGAAAVLAEVYASA; from the coding sequence GTGAACGCGGTGGTGATTGGCACGCGGGGGAGCGCGCTGGCGTTGTGGCAGGCGCGGCATATCGCCGACCGGCTGCGCGCGCTGCGCCCTGGGCTCGAGGTGCGGCTTCAGGTGATCAAGACCCAGGGCGACAAGCTGCTCGACGTCCCGCTGGCGCAGGTCGGCGGCAAAGGTCTCTTCGTCAAGGAGCTGGAGGACGCCTTGCTCCGTCGCGAGGTCGACCTCGCCGTGCACTCGATCAAGGATGTGCCCGCGACGCTTCCGGCGGGGCTCGAGCTGACGGCGATTCCGACGCGCGAGGATCCGCGCGACGCGATCGTCTCGCGGCACGGTGGCCTGGCCGCGCTGCCCGAGGGCGCGCGGGTCGGCACGGCGAGTCTGCGCCGTCGCTGCCAGCTCCTCGCGGCCCGCCCTGACCTGACGATTGCGCTGCTGCGCGGCAATGTCGACACGCGCCTGCGCCGTCTCGACGAAGGCGCCTTCGACGCCATTGTCTTGGCGGCGGCGGGCCTCAAGCGGCTCGGCTTCGGCGCGCGCATCGCCGAGTGCCTCGATCCGCCGTGGTTGCCGGCGATCGGTCAGGGCGCGCTCGGGATCGAGACCCGCTGCGACGACGCAGCGACCGTGGCGCTCCTGCGACCCTTGCATGACGAGGCCACCGCCTGCTGTGTCCGCGCCGAGCGCGCGTTGCTGGCCCGTCTCGGTGGCGGATGCCAGGTGCCGATCGGTGGGCACGCCACACGGGTCGGTGCGCACGAGCTGCGGCTCGCGGCGCTCGTTGGTCACCCCACGGGGCAGCCGATCTTTCGCGCGGAGCGCAGCGGTCCGGTGGCAGCGGGTGAGGCGCTCGGCGAGGCCTTGGCCGAGGACCTGCTGGCAGCGGGTGCTGCGGCCGTGTTGGCCGAGGTCTACGCGAGCGCGTGA